A stretch of the Acyrthosiphon pisum isolate AL4f chromosome A2, pea_aphid_22Mar2018_4r6ur, whole genome shotgun sequence genome encodes the following:
- the LOC100574264 gene encoding myb-like protein P → MKSTLVIASVLLAGVALGVNAYRINNNNNNNNNQDENQNQWFRFQQTDSSDESFNVGAILFDQKTDDSKIYNNNDQFTKYSMNNNDNSESTFASRKYQNSQYDETHFGLNENLNQRQRQQQQQQQQQQQQQQQYGSQNQATSGQSNVLAKKIADKIAAIQQIAVNDNIADNINYLNGALDVARNSIKLSDNKFVSLFNSTMKNMDNGKLKYLYLSPEKDAVFAQYHFNQIETVGSYNSDVRDARSGYYTIVMNNVYSNLSTGFYDDKHSVVRSAKFQNADANVKTQDGSETQVFNPALHRFLGVLAHIVSNEVKMSARNNALVQIKNEILKPIVFQNTENNKLFDLMWQEGNVAIEMSNIEFQNSQLASATEQLLKSMTFQRKSQDSYTMVYDFILNNLEWTSTLNVMSAGKTTNTPRTKFDVEKINIRVYLTKWIFDQQQSCDNISTNVNVQGLNYNLDNNLRPEVVSAIDNNLERFIQHSLESNIQTSLKQIVCNNNYNKY, encoded by the exons ATGAAGTCTACTTTGGTAATTGCATCCGTCCTTTTGGCTGGCGTGGCTCTAGGAGTCAATGCCTACAgaatcaacaacaacaacaacaacaataacaaccaGGATGAAAACC aaaACCAGTGGTTCCGTTTCCAACAAACCGACTCTAGTGATGAATCGTTTAATGTTGGCGCAATCCTTTTCGATCAGAAAACCGATGATTCCAAAATCTATAACAACAATGACCAATTCACCAAGTACTCCATGAACAACAACGATAACTCTGAGTCAACATTCGCCAGCCGTAAATATCAGAACAGCCAATACGACGAGACCCATTTCGGTTTAAATGAGAACTTAAACCAAAGACAAcgtcaacaacaacaacagcaacaacaacaacaacaacaacaacaacagtatGGAAGCCAAAACCAAGCTACAAGTGGTCAGTCCAACGTACTCGCCAAGAAAATCGCCGATAAAATCGCCGCTATCCAGCAAATCGCCGTCAACGACAACATCGCCGATAACATCAACTACTTGAACGGAGCGTTGGATGTTGCCAGAAATTCCATCAAATTGTCTGACAATAAATTTGTGTCGTTATTCAACTCAACCATGAAGAACATGGACAACGGTAAATTGAAATACTTGTACTTGAGCCCCGAAAAAGACGCTGTGTTCGCCCAGTACCATTTCAACCAGATCGAAACCGTCGGATCGTACAATTCTGACGTTCGCGACGCCCGATCGGGTTACTACACAATAGTCATGAACAACGTGTACAGCAACCTGTCGACCGGATTCTATGACGACAAACACTCCGTGGTCAGGTCAGCGAAATTCCAAAACGCCGACGCTAACGTCAAGACCCAAGACGGTTCTGAAACCCAAGTATTCAACCCAGCTCTGCACAGATTTTTGGGAGTGTTAGCCCACATTGTGTCCAACGAAGTGAAGATGTCCGCTAGAAATAATGCGCTCGTCCAGATCAAAAACGAAATCCTCAAACCAATCGTTTTCCAGAACACAGAAAACAACAAGTTATTCGACTTGATGTGGCAGGAAGGCAACGTCGCCATAGAAATGTCCAATATCGAATTCCAGAACTCACAACTGGCCTCTGCCACTGAACAATTATTGAAGTCGATGACTTTCCAAAGGAAATCGCAAGACTCTTACACAATGGTTTACGACTTCATCCTTAACAACCTGGAATGGACTTCCACTCTGAACGTCATGTCAGCCGGTAAGACAACAAACACCCCTCGCACAAAGTTCGACGTTGAGAAAATCAACATCCGAGTCTACCTTACCAAGTGGATCTTCGATCAACAACAGTCATGTGACAACATCTCCACCAATGTCAATGTACAAGGTCTAAACTACAACTTGGACAACAATCTCCGACCCGAAGTCGTGTCCGCAATCGATAACAATCTAGAACGTTTCATCCAGCACTCTTTGGAATCTAACATTCAAACATCTTTGAAACAAATCGTttgcaacaataattataacaaatattaa